One window of the Glycocaulis alkaliphilus genome contains the following:
- the udk gene encoding uridine kinase: protein MARLIVGVSGGSASGKTEIARAAARAIAPLSALVMAEDDYYGDHGASPDFDAARFNFDHPASRDHALLAEHLDALRRGDSVDAPIYDFTIHRRRADTRRIAPADVVLVEGIHLFCDARLKELFDIRVYVDAPDDIRLARRLLRDVNERGRTAQSVVGQYLGTVRPMHHEWTHPNADCAHIVIGNDAAAARPADHLEAFFDALAKPVVEAIRAKAG, encoded by the coding sequence ATGGCACGGCTGATCGTGGGGGTAAGCGGGGGATCAGCCTCCGGCAAGACGGAGATTGCGCGCGCCGCCGCCCGCGCGATTGCGCCGCTGAGCGCGCTCGTCATGGCCGAAGATGATTATTACGGCGATCACGGTGCCTCGCCCGATTTTGACGCCGCCCGCTTCAATTTCGATCATCCCGCCTCGCGCGATCACGCTTTGCTGGCCGAGCATCTGGACGCGCTCAGGCGCGGCGATAGCGTGGACGCGCCGATCTATGATTTCACCATTCACCGCCGCCGCGCCGATACGCGCCGCATCGCGCCGGCGGATGTCGTGCTGGTGGAGGGTATTCACCTGTTCTGCGATGCGCGGCTCAAAGAGCTGTTTGATATCCGCGTCTATGTCGATGCGCCCGACGATATTCGCCTCGCCCGCCGCCTGCTGCGTGATGTGAATGAGCGCGGGCGCACCGCCCAGTCCGTCGTTGGCCAGTATCTGGGGACGGTCCGCCCCATGCACCATGAATGGACGCACCCCAATGCCGATTGCGCCCATATTGTGATCGGCAATGACGCTGCCGCCGCCCGCCCGGCCGACCATCTCGAAGCCTTCTTCGATGCGCTGGCAAAGCCGGTCGTGGAGGCGATAAGAGCGAAGGCGGGGTAG